In Cercospora beticola chromosome 3, complete sequence, the following proteins share a genomic window:
- a CDS encoding uncharacterized protein (antiSMASH:Cluster_3~SMCOG1042:O-methyltransferase) — MAGSADLQSLGSKVSSLTTILAAQLEAGKHPKPSFQKDGPASYPSDPAIQVPRHQLIDTLNDLLLLATGASDYFFLHGGLFINHEKTTLDIMNQFDFFSRVPLDQSASYSEVAASLDIPEDITRRTFRYAFTMRIFAPDPQDDDRVMHTAFSAHMARNLLLRSWVGHALEEAGGASHHAADALRKFNSGRSSLSQDLHETPFGLSWPRLNDGRLADYWSVGQDDPKEAWRAQRFAEAMQASVLSGVVQADEVVTKYDWKSLGSASIVDVGGSDGSLAALLARKHPSLRFTVQDLPRVKEEFIAQDYSDIADRIIFKGQDFFKPQPEKADVFLMKHVLHNWPDKYAVKILRNLVAGLNSGGHIIICDSVVPSEKEAEDLPISVKKTIAAADMQMFVMLNSKERTARDWTDLAKSADPRLRVAALHAVPGAVVSLLDLVLDE, encoded by the exons ATGGCAGGCTCAGCAGATCTTCAGAGTCTTGGATCAAAGGTTTCCAGCCTTACCACAATCCTTGCAGCTCAACTGGAGGCCGGCAAACATCCCAAACCTTCGTTCCAAAAGGATGGGCCTGCATCGTATCCCTCAGATCCAGCCATCCAGGTTCCACGACATCAGCTGATTGACACTCTCAATGATCTACTTCTGCTTGCCACTGGGGCAAGCGACTACTTTTTCCTCCATGGCGGATTGTTT ATCAACCATGAGAAGACCACGCTGGATATCATGAATCAGTTTGATTTCTTCTCTCGTGTGCCTCTGGATCAGAGTGCAAGCTACAGCGAGGTCGCTGCTTCTCTGGATATTCCTGAAGACATAACTAGACGCACGTTTCGATATGCGTTCACGATGCGCATCTTCGCCCCAGATCCACAAGATGACGACCGTGTAATGCACACTGCGTTCTCGGCACACATGGCCCGTAATCTACTTCTTCGAAGCTGGGTAGGCCATGCACT TGAGGAGGCTGGTGGCGCAAGTCATCACGCAGCAGATGCTTTGCGCAAGTTCAACAGTGGCAGATCCAGTCTGTCTCAAGATCTTCATGAGACTCCTTTCGGATTGTCGTGGCCACGACTGAATGACGGCAGGTTGGCGGACTATTGGAGTGTTGGTCAAGACGATCCGAAGGAGGCATGGAGAGCACAGCGATTCGCTGAAGCCATGCAAGCCTCTGTCTTGAGTGGAGTAGTGCAGGCGGATGAAGTCGTGACTAAGTACGATTGGAAGAGTCTCGGGTCCGCATCGATTGTTGAT GTTGGCGGATCTGATGGCTCTTTGGCTGCATTGCTTGCCCGTAAACATCCCAGCTTGCGCTTTACCGTGCAAGATCTCCCTCGAGTCAAAGAAGAATTCATCGCTCAGGACTATTCCGACATTGCTGATCGAATAATCTTCAAGGGACAAGACTTCTTCAAACCTCAACCTGAAAAGGCCGATGTTTTTCTGATGAAGCATGTCCTGCACAATTGGCCGGACAAGTACGCCGTCAAGATCTTGCGCAATCTCGTAGCAGGTCTAAACAGCGGAGGTCATATCATTATTTGTGACAGTGTTGTTCCGAGTGAGAAAGAGGCGGAGGACCTACCAATTAGTGTGAAGAAAACCATTGCCGCGGCAGACATGCAAATGTTTGTGATGCTCAATTCCAAGGAGAGGACGGCGAGAGATTGGACAGACCTGGCAAAGAGCGCTGATCCCCGATTGAGGGTCGCAGCTTTGCATGCAGTGCCTGGGGCTGTAGTCAGTCTGCTGGACCTGGTGTTGGATGAGTAA
- a CDS encoding uncharacterized protein (MEROPS:MER0066227~antiSMASH:Cluster_3): protein MSKTTKTEAFEALTSILPSRSADENYWWDLTGPQLAALVEGAGYAPAKQYEALLFHYHWMVPYMGPAPWAPSIDLKWKSLLQPDGTPIEYSWKWNTTTSEPDIRYDIEPINNFSGTQHDPLNQSASREMLHRLDVKMPSVDLQWANHYFNTLYDHDNAKYNEEHKSGKKAFGTIVIAAEFLPKGLRFKTYYLPRKLGQGATPNLSVFTSSARLIDPDSRAISALEEFLSTSEEGKLLKPFSVAIDNVVPEKSRLKWYFNSPHTNFKALNEVMTLGGRIKRPKLEGQLTALQDLLRGVLSLPDDYPEDQELPNAGQNNRVAAGEDVNDTAPPLLPGFVYYFDVAPGYQLPEVKLALPLITFAQNDASVAKNTVAWMEARGRGAYAKSFMTMLEKLAKGKDLAKGKGLQSFISVLLKEDGDLDVTTYFAPQALALVEEETNGGH, encoded by the exons ATGAGTAAGACCACGAAGACCGAAGCGTTCGAGGCGCTTACTTCTATTTTACCTTCAAGAAGTGCCGATGAAAACTACTGGTGGGATCTCACGGGTCCACAGCTGGCTGCATTGGTCGAAGGTGCCGGTTATGCGCCAGCAAAGCAATATGAAGCTTTGTTGTTTCACTATCACTGGATG GTCCCCTACATGGGTCCCGCCCCATGGGCGCCAAGTATCGATCTAAAATGGAAGTCTCTCCTCCAACCAGACGGCACTCCGATCGAATATTCCTGGAAATGGAACACAACCACGAGCGAGCCAGACATTCGCTACGACATCGAACCTATTAACAACTTTTCGGGAACGCAGCATGATCCTCTCAATCAGTCCGCAAGCAGGGAAATGCTCCACCGCCTCGATGTAAAAATGCCGAGCGTCGATCTGCAATGGGCTAACCACTACTTCAACACTTTGTACGATCATGACAACGCTAAGTACAACGAAGAGCATAAGTCGGGCAAGAAGGCATTCGGCACCATCGTCATTGCAGCAGAGTTTCTGCCAAAAGGTCTCCGCTTCAAGACATATTACCTCCCACGTAAACTTGGTCAAGGTGCCACTCCAAACCTGAGTGTCTTCACATCATCTGCACGCCTGATCGATCCAGACAGCAGAGCAATATCTGCTCTTGAAGAATTCCTCTCCACCAGCGAAGAAGGGAAACTTCTTAAGCCATTCAGTGTGGCCATCGATAATGTTGTTCCAGAGAAGTCACGTCTGAAGTGGTATTTCAACTCTCCACATACCAACTTCAAGGCTCTAAACGAGGTCATGACCTTAGGTGGCCGTATCAAACGTCCCAAACTCGAAGGCCAACTCACAGCATTGCAAGACTTATTGAGGGGAGTGTTGTCGCTGCCAGATGACTATCCTGAGGACCAGGAACTTCCAAATGCAGGACAAAACAACCGTGTCGCAGCCGGAGAGGACGTCAATGACAccgctcctcctctgctACCCGGTTTCGTGTACTACTTCGATGTCGCGCCAGGCTACCAACTACCGGAGGTCAAGTTGGCGTTGCCACTAATTACTTTCGCCCAGAATGATGCGAGTGTGGCGAAGAACACTGTCGCGTGGATGGAGGCACGTGGTCGAGGAGCCTATGCAAAGAGCTTCATGACAATGCTGGAAAAACTGGCCAAGGGGAAAGATCTGGCTAAAGGGAAGGGTCTGCAGAGTTTCATTAGTGTCTTGTTGAAGGAGGACGGAGATCTCGATGTCACGACTTACTTCGCACCACAAGCGCTTGCTcttgtggaagaggagacgaACGGTGGGCACTAG
- a CDS encoding uncharacterized protein (antiSMASH:Cluster_3~MEROPS:MER0214982), producing the protein MSGAQFVLVHGAWHTSWHWKFLASNLTDSGYTVSTVDLPSVSPDVDKVLREGALRADVEVVQAALERAAITSDKVIPVFHSYGGMPGGEAAAELSDHAKAKMHCLVYMCAFLVPAGKALLTDTNGAMAPFSRADRSKDHVASVPDPISIFYHDIASTVAEEAAQHVSLSSMSAFTQEIRHSPWEQYRCAYIFTEYDRALPLTRQESFFAHANEACRTNWTTFTLAGGHSPFLSRPEECADIPRQLAMEWMSCSIL; encoded by the exons ATGTCTGGGGCCCAATTTGTACTCGTACATGGGGCATGGCATACATCATGGCACTGGAAGTTCCTTGCGTCAAACTTGACAGACTCTGGCTACACCGTATCGACAGTGGATCTACCTTCTGTCAGCCCCGACGTCGACAAAGTACTCCGCGAAGGTGCGTTACGAGCAGATGTCGAAGTGGTCCAGGCCGCTTTGGAAAGGGCAGCGATCACATCCGACAAAGTGATACCGGTCTTCCATAGCTATGGCGGTATGCCCGGAGGcgaagcagctgcagagctAAGTGATcatgcgaaggcgaagatgcaCTGCTTAGTATACATGTGCGCTTTTTTGGTTCCTGCCGGGAAAGCCCTCCTTACGGACACGAATGGTGCTATGGCTCCTTTTTCACGA GCTGATAGGTCCAAGGATCATGTGGCCAGCGTACCCGATCCTATATCAATTTTCTACCACGACATTGCTTCTACAGTggcggaagaagctgctcagCATGTCTCCCTGAGTTCAATGTCGGCATTCACGCAGGAAATAAGGCATAGCCCATGGGAACAATACCGATGCGCATACATTTTCACCGAATATGACAGAGCCCTGCCCCTTACGAGACAAGAGTCGTTCTTTGCCCATGCAAATGAGGCGTGCCGGACAAATTGGACGACTTTCACTCTTGCGGGTGGGCATAGTCCATTCCTTTCCCGCCCCGAAGAATGTGCGGACATTCCCAGACAGCTTGCGATGGAATGGATGAGTTGTTCAATACTGTGA
- a CDS encoding uncharacterized protein (antiSMASH:Cluster_4), with translation MPFPIIRPVKLSDADQAAFDRDLKDVHLCYDYHVKTKTGSIDKWRYEVWYPSSSRVVYAMHGGPMAGRKNFQTASYQCIREGELWQINWHEETGTIGSSAYDITRNKYYTIVAFSKGH, from the exons ATGCCTTTCCCGATTATACGCCCAGTGAAACTGTCTGATGCCGATCAAGCAGCTTTCGACCGCGATCTCAAGGATGTGCACCTCTGCTATGATTACCACGTCAAGACTAAGACAGGATCAATAGATAAATGGCGATACGAAGTCTGGTATCCTAGCTCATCAAGAGTCGTCTATGCGATGCATGGCGGACCAATGGCCGGCCGAAAGAACTTCCAGACTGCCAGCTACCAATGCATCCGTGAGGGCGAGCTTTGGCAAATCAATTGGCACGAAG aaactGGCACAATTGGCTCTTCTGCATACGATATTACTCGGAATAAGTACTACACCATAGTAGCCTTTTCCAAAGGACACTAG
- a CDS encoding uncharacterized protein (SMCOG1039:aldo/keto reductase family oxidoreductase~antiSMASH:Cluster_3): protein MPTLVGKQISGNGLGLMRLTMPQFQLSDDETFKVLRAALDAGVNVWNGADFYGTPQANTLHLLNRYFSKYPEDADKVILSIKSGLKDRATMEMDCTPEGLRKSVDNAISILDGKKEIDIFGLARVDPNTPIEDSVKGLLALKEEGKFKGIQITEVRAETIRRAASVGKVDMVEAEASLWSPMVFENGVAQACAENDIVLVAHTPLGMGALTGQFKKLDDIPKENPIRYVPRYQPDVFENNVKLVNAVEKLAQKKGCTTTQLALNYLKQQSKRSGMPTVIPIAGARAEERVKQNAVDVEISEEEFKEIESYQKEFPIEGLRTMPQLQVRNEY from the exons ATGCCTACTCTTGTCGGAAAGCAAATCAGTGGCAATGGCTTGGGCCTTATGC GCCTTACCATGCCACAGTTTCAGCTGTCTGATGACGAGACGTTCAAGGTATTGAGAGCAGCACTTGACGCTGGAGTGAACGTCTGGAATGGTGCAGACTTCT ATGGAACTCCACAAGCCAACACTCTTCATTTGCTCAACAGATACTTCTCAAAGTACCCAGAAGATGCAGACAAAGTCATACTTTCGATCAAGTCGGGCCTGAAGGATCGCGCCACGATGGAAATGGACTGCACCCCCGAGGGTCTGAGGAAGAGCGTTGATAATGCAATCTCTATtctcgatggcaagaaggaGATCGATATCTTCGGACTGGCAAGAGTAGACCCGAACACTCCGATCGAGGACAGTGTCAAAGGCTTGCTTGCGCTCAAGGAGGAGGGCAAGTTCAAGGGTATTCAAATCACTGAAGTCCGAGCGGAAACCATTCGTCGCGCCGCAAGCGTTGGCAAGGTGGACATGGTGGAGGCGGAAGCTAGCCTCTGGTCGCCTATGGTCTTTGAGAACGGCGTCGCCCAAGCTTGTGCCGAGAACGACATTGTGCTCGTGGCCCACACTCCACTGGGCATGGGTGCACTTACCGGGCAAttcaagaagctcgacgacATTCCAAAGGAGAACCCAATCCGCTACGTCCCACGCTACCAGCCCGACGTCTTCGAGAACAACGTAAAGCTCGTCAATGCTGTCGAAAAGCTTGCACAGAAGAAGGGATGCACGACTACTCAGCTCGCCCTGAACTACCTCAAGCAGCAATCGAAGCGATCAGGAATGCCAACTGTCATTCCAATCGCTGGCGCTCGGGCTGAAGAGCGTGTCAAGCAAAACGCTGTAGATGTGGAAATTTCTGAAGAGGAGTTCAAGGAAATTGAGAGCTATCAGAAGGAATTTCCGATTGAGGGGCTACGCACAATGCCTCAACTCCAGGTACGCAACGAGTACTGA